GACGGCGGCCTCACGCACGGCAGGGTGCTCGAGCAGCGCGTTCTCGATCTCACCGGCGCCGATCTTGTAACCGCCGCTCTTGATCAGGTCGGTGGCCTTGCGGCCGACGATGCGCACGGCGCCGTCCGCGTCGCGGACCGCCATGTCGCCGGTGCGGAACCAGCCGTCCTCGGTGAGCGCGGCGGCCGTCGCGTCGGGCCGGTTCAGGTACTCGGTGAAGAGGTTGGGGCCGCGGACCTGGATCTCGCCGACCGTCTCGCCGTCGCAGATCCCGGTGGGTGCGCCGTCGGCGTCGTAGGACCCGATGACGGAACCGTCCTCCTCCACGAGCCGCAGCCCGACACCCGGCAGCGGTACGCCGACGGTCCCGGGGCGCGGCACCCCGTCCGCACGCACGCTCGTGTTCATCAGGGTCTCCGTCATGCCGTACCGCTCGACGACCCGGCGCCCGGTGGCGGCCGCGATGCGCTCGTGGTCGTGCACGGGCAGCGCGGCGGAGCCGGACACCAACAGGCGTGCCCGGCCGAGGGACTTGGCGAGTTCGGTGTCGTCGTCGAGGGCCTCGGCGAGCCGGTGGTACATCGTCGGCACCCCGAACAGCATCGTCGCGCCGTCGTTCAGCTCCCGCGCCACACCCTCCGCGCTGAACCGCCCGAGATGCCGTACGCAGCCGCCGCGGCGCAGCGGACCGAGGATGCCCAGGATCAGCCCGTGCACATGGAAGAGCGGCAGCCCGTGCACGAGCACGTCGTCGCCGGTCCACTGCCAGGCGTCGGCCAGCGCGTCCAGCGTCGTGGCGATCGCGCGCCGCGGGATGACGGCGCCCTTGGGAGGGCCGGTGGTGCCGGAGGTGTAGACGACGAGGGCGGGGTCGGCGGGGTCCACGTCGGTGGCCGGGGCGGTCCCGCCCTCGCCGTGCACGTCGACGTCGACCCGCTCCAACTGCCGTACAGCGTCCGGAAGTTCATCTCCTGGAGCGGCGAGCACCATCGAGGGCGCACTGTCGGACAGGATGTGCCCCAGCTCGCTCTCTCCCGACTTCGGGTTCAACGGGATGGCCGGCACCCCGGCAAGCAGCGCCGCCACGACCGCGACAGCCGTCTCCAGGGTCGGCGTCGCCCACACGGCGACCCTCCCCGCACCGCCGAGCCGCCCGGCCTGCGCCCCCGCCGCGGCGGCGAGCTGCGCATACGTCAGGGAGCGGTCGCCGAAGCGCAGGGCGGGCCGCTGGGCGACCGAGCCGGTCGCCAGAGCCGGAAAGAGGGAGGACACGCGGCGTACTCCTTGCCTGGATGTCAGGGACGACAGGACCGTTCCTACACCAGAGCCGGGGGAACCCGCTGCCGTACGACGCCCGAGCCGAACCGGAACGCCGCTCCCTACTTCACCTCCTCCCCTCCACCACTCCCTGCGCGGCCCCCACCACGTCCGCCACCACGCAGCTCACGTTGTCGGGGCCGCCGCGGGCGTTCGCCGCCGCGATCAGGGTGTGCACCGCTTGGTCCGGGCCGGGGGCGGTGGTCAGGAGCTGCTGGAGTTCGTCGTCCGGTACGACGGTGGAGAGGCCGTCCGAGCAGAGCAGGTAGCGGTCGCCCGGGCGGGCGTCGTGCAGCCGCAGGTCCGGTGCGGGGGCGGCGCCGTCGCCGGTCAACGCCTTGAGGAGGAGGGTGCGTTGCGGGTGGGCGGTGGCCTCCTCGGCCGTCAGGCGGCCTTCGTCGATCATCGACTGGACCATGGTGTGGTCGTGGGTGATCAGGAACAGCTCGTCGTCGCGGTGCAGGTAGGCGCGGGAGTCGCCGATGTGGACGAGGGCGAGCTGTGCGCCGGTCCACACCATCGCGGTGAGGGTGGTGCCGATGTCCCCGGTCGCGGCGATGTCCTGGACGGCCGTCGTGGCGCCCTGTACCGCGTCCTCCAGGAGGTTGAGGACGCTGCCCGCCGGGAGCGGTTCGTCGTCCAGGAACTTCAGGGCCTCGACCGCCGCCGTGCTCGCGGGCGCGCCGCCTGGGCCGAAGCCGTCGGCGACGGCGAGGACGCGGGTGCCCGCGTAGGCCGTGTCCTGGTTGGCGGGGCGGACCAGGCCCCGGTCGGACAGGGCCGCGTAACGGAGTTCCAGCATGGTGGTGTCCTTCCGTGATTCCTGTGAGAGGTGGTCCACGAGGAACGCCGCCAGGTCCCGGCGGGCGGCCGTCTCCGCCTCGACCCGCGCCCAGTACGCGCGGATCTCCCGGGCGGCCGGGCCCGGAGGCAGGGAGCACACCTCCCGGATGCGGGCCAGCGGCATGCCCAGCCGCCGCAGCCACGCCACCAGACGGGCCTGCTCCAGCTGCTCGGGCGCGTAGTACCGGTAGCCGGTGTCGGGGTCGACGCGGGCGGGACGCAGGAGCTCCAGCTCGTCGTAGAGCCGCAGCGCCTTCGGCGACAGCCTGGACGCCTTCGCGAAAGCGCCGATCGTCAGCATGTCCATGCAGGCACCCCTGTCCCGGCCGTGTCCTGGCCGTTCCTCGTTCCGTCACTGATGCTGGGGCTTTACCGAAGGTGAAGGTCAAATGGGTTGCCTCGGTTGCGGGCGCCGTTGTTAGCCTGCGAGCGCATCCGCCTCTTGTACGAAGAAGGAGCCCCCGTGGCCGCAACCGTCCGAATCGCGCTCGCCACCTACCGGCCGGACGCCGGTGAGGTGAGCAAGGACCGCGACCTGCCGGTGCTGCTGTCGGCGCTGGAGGACGCGGGCGTCGAGGCGGTCGCCGAGTACTGGGACGATCCGGACGCCGACTGGGGCTCGTACGACCTCGTCGTCATCCGCTCGACGTGGGACTACAGCTGGCGTGCCGCGGAGTTCGTGGCGTGGGTCGAGCGGTGCGGGAAGGCTACCCGGCTCGCCAATCCCGTCGACGTCGTGCGGTGGAACATGGACAAGCGGTACCTCGGGGACCTCGCGGAGGCGGGGGTGCCCGTCGTCCCCACCCGGTATGTCGCGCCCGGCGATGCGCCCGACCTCCCGGACGACCGGGAGTACGTCGTGAAGCCCACCTCCGGCGCGGGCGCCCGGTATGCAGCGCGGTATGCCCCCGGCGAGCACGAGAGCGCCGTACGGCAGCTCGCGCGGATGCACGAGGAGGGCCTGACCGCGATCGTGCAGCCCTATCTGACGGGCATCGACGTCACCGGGGAGCGGGCATTGCAGTTCTTCGGCGGACGCCTTCTGCACGCCGGGCGCAAGGGCGCGGTGCTGGAGCCCGGCACGGCGTACGACGACGACAAGGTCGCGCATCCCGGGATCCAGCCGTGGGAGCCGACCGCCGCCGAACTCGCCGTCGCCGAGAGCGCGTTGGCCGCCCTCCGGGGTGCCGTGCCCGATGCTCCCGAGCTGCTCTACGCCCGTGTCGACCTCGTCGACGGCGACGACGGCGAGCCGTGTGTGATGGAGCTGGAGCTGGTCGAGCCGAACCTCTTCCTCTTCCTGCACCCGGAGTCGGTTCCGGCGGTCGTGGAGGGGATCGTCAAGGCCGCCGCTCGTTGACCGCCACCCGCTGCAGCAGGCCCCAGGTGAACTCGGCCGCGCACTCGTGTCGTACGCCGTTGCCGTCCGGCGCCGTGAACGCCAGGCCCCAGCGGGTCGGGGCCGTGCCCTCCAGGGGACGGGCGGGGGCGAAGGCGCGGGCGGCCTCGTCGACCGTGCAGGACCAGGGGGTCAGGTCGTCGACGGTGTGGAGGGACGGGCCGGGAGCCCCCGGGGCCCGGACCAGCCATTCGTTCCAGGCCACCCCGTTCGGGGCCACGAGCACCTCGAAGCGGAGGTCGGGCCAGAGCGGGACGGGCCACAGGAGCGCCTCGCAGGCCAGGTCGCCGATCTGGCGTGGCGACACCGACTCCGGGGCCCCCAGGATCGAGCGATAGCGGGAGACGGCCGCCCTCGACCTCGGCGCGTGCAGCATCGCCTGCCAGCGGCGGTTCGCCTCGCGCATCTCCGCGATGGACACGCCCAGCTTGTGACGGGCGTCCTCGACGAGGTCCGGATTGTGGTCGGCCATGCGGCGCAGCAGGACCAGCTGGAAGTCGAGAGGGGTGAAGGGGCTAGCGGGTCGCTTTGCTGTGGGCATGCGGTCCATGGTCGCGTACGTCGTCCCGCTTGCGCTCCGTGCGCGCGCCCGGGCGGCGGCCGTCCGGGAGGAACAGCACCGAGTTCACGTAGCGCGGGCCGCGAGGGAACAGCACCCGGCGCAGCAGGCCCTGGGACACGACGTGCGACGTGCCGGCCTG
Above is a genomic segment from Streptomyces sp. R21 containing:
- a CDS encoding MerR family transcriptional regulator, with amino-acid sequence MDMLTIGAFAKASRLSPKALRLYDELELLRPARVDPDTGYRYYAPEQLEQARLVAWLRRLGMPLARIREVCSLPPGPAAREIRAYWARVEAETAARRDLAAFLVDHLSQESRKDTTMLELRYAALSDRGLVRPANQDTAYAGTRVLAVADGFGPGGAPASTAAVEALKFLDDEPLPAGSVLNLLEDAVQGATTAVQDIAATGDIGTTLTAMVWTGAQLALVHIGDSRAYLHRDDELFLITHDHTMVQSMIDEGRLTAEEATAHPQRTLLLKALTGDGAAPAPDLRLHDARPGDRYLLCSDGLSTVVPDDELQQLLTTAPGPDQAVHTLIAAANARGGPDNVSCVVADVVGAAQGVVEGRR
- a CDS encoding RimK family alpha-L-glutamate ligase is translated as MAATVRIALATYRPDAGEVSKDRDLPVLLSALEDAGVEAVAEYWDDPDADWGSYDLVVIRSTWDYSWRAAEFVAWVERCGKATRLANPVDVVRWNMDKRYLGDLAEAGVPVVPTRYVAPGDAPDLPDDREYVVKPTSGAGARYAARYAPGEHESAVRQLARMHEEGLTAIVQPYLTGIDVTGERALQFFGGRLLHAGRKGAVLEPGTAYDDDKVAHPGIQPWEPTAAELAVAESALAALRGAVPDAPELLYARVDLVDGDDGEPCVMELELVEPNLFLFLHPESVPAVVEGIVKAAAR
- a CDS encoding acyl-CoA synthetase, giving the protein MSSLFPALATGSVAQRPALRFGDRSLTYAQLAAAAGAQAGRLGGAGRVAVWATPTLETAVAVVAALLAGVPAIPLNPKSGESELGHILSDSAPSMVLAAPGDELPDAVRQLERVDVDVHGEGGTAPATDVDPADPALVVYTSGTTGPPKGAVIPRRAIATTLDALADAWQWTGDDVLVHGLPLFHVHGLILGILGPLRRGGCVRHLGRFSAEGVARELNDGATMLFGVPTMYHRLAEALDDDTELAKSLGRARLLVSGSAALPVHDHERIAAATGRRVVERYGMTETLMNTSVRADGVPRPGTVGVPLPGVGLRLVEEDGSVIGSYDADGAPTGICDGETVGEIQVRGPNLFTEYLNRPDATAAALTEDGWFRTGDMAVRDADGAVRIVGRKATDLIKSGGYKIGAGEIENALLEHPAVREAAVTGEPDDDLGERIVAWVVPIDPQSPPGADELADHVARRLAPHKRPRVVHFLTSLPRNDMGKILKRALKND